Within Topomyia yanbarensis strain Yona2022 chromosome 2, ASM3024719v1, whole genome shotgun sequence, the genomic segment CACGCGGCGTGGTACAGTACAgtatgctgctgctactgtgtTTGAAGGTGCTGTTGATGTATCTTTTTTTTGCAGTTGACCAATGGTCTTCTACATTTGGCCCTGATTGGCTTGGATCGATTGCACTACTTGCGGTTGCTGGCCAGGTTGTACCGTCAGTTGAACGTTGCTACCGATCTGTCGGATGATGGTCATGGTCTGGGGGAAATCTTAATTTTCTGATGTTGCTGGCGATAAGCACTGGAATTGTGGTTGCTAGCTGCTGCTGGGATGAAATCACGAGCACTGTGGAGGCAGCGATATTTTCATGCAAGCAACTGGTAGGAGCCAAGGCAGTAATATGACGTTTGTGTTTGACTCTGATTTCTCTACATCAGGAAGGTAACCGCTGGTAAGAATAGTGGCAGGCAAGTTTTACGACAGAATGTGCCGATAAAGTGTTTCCGATGGGTCTATTATTCGTAAAAAAGATCTTGTTGCTTTGTTGGTTCTGAGCTGTAATTGCTGTGGTTCTTTTTTGAGAGATTGTTGGCAGCTGCTGGATTTGGAGTTGTTGGTACTGCTACGGTTGTATCGATTTAATGTTGGTTGGCTGATTGCCAGATCCAGGATGTTGAGTCAAGTTGAGCTGATTTGTAGCAcctggttgttgttgttgaaaaCTTATCAAGTAGATAGATGGCTGGTGACGAACAATGCTGCTCTTGTGACTGCTTTGTTCGGGTGTGCTGTAAATAATAATTACTAGAAACAATCACAATtccaataatattttaaaacttaccattcaaattcaaaatattgattctcaaaactacgaaattttgacaggtcgcgataaaaaaaaaatacaaaaaattactaatcttttgtttttttatattttttcaatgcaacctgtcaaaatttcgcgagcctccgtgcgaaataataccattgaccattatttcgcaaggaaaaagtttgccttggtgacagcgcatagaaagcaGCGCTATCTCGCGGAACTAttatgaaacttatcgtttgtcgaaccgtgtctcggctaactgcttttttcgttatcgttttcgcgagagctgcgtaccgcttacgaaatggaaacgaaattttttttcgcgagcatttcgcgacgttttttatgcataggttttgtataggaaatttcatttcgcaagaggtgcatacttagctttatctggaaatgggtgggattaaactcatttttgagtaactttttacgagcgtATACGATTGTAAAACGTCAAAAGTTATTCATATCAGCAACATTTTTTCGACTGCTATCGCTGGACACAAGTGATTTAGAGAGAAAACTACTACAAAATCAACCAGTACAATAGTTTATTACATAATTTAATATCAGTGTTCAATGGCATCCGCCACTCCACAGGTAACgtatctgttcaaacaattaaTTTAGTACATATAGTTGTCTTCCGCAATATTTTTCTGATGGTTTCATCATCCGATCTGTGATGTGATTGTGTGGTTTAATACACTGATGAATGTTTACAGGGAGCCAATTTGCTTTATGGCCTACGTAAATCAAAAAAGTTCACGGAAGGACTAGGAGCTCAGCTACCATTAGCGTACAAGAAATTTTGGGATGAATGGAAGCATCGACAACCTGCGGCTGTCCACTATGTTCCTAAAGATGGTAtgaaaacacaatttttctctaaTGTCGAAACCGAGTTGGGTTTTAATCCTAACCAGTTAATATATTTTAATAGCGATTACGGTTAGAAGCTAACTCAATTTCTAGAACTATCATTACGCTTCAATTCAAACCATCCTTGGTCTGATTAATGGTTAAGCCAACGTGTTACCGTGCAATTATTAAATAACAATTGCAATTAAGCATTGAGATCtaataaatgttaattttgacAGGAATGTTTCAACGAGAGGATGTCACCGGATTGGTAACGCCAATTCAAAACATACCACTGCCCCTGATCGATCCCCCAGAGGCCAACCAAGGTATTTGGGGAGGAGAAGCCATCGTGAAAGGGTTCCAGAAGCGCAATCCTTACAAACGGCGAGTGCCTCACTTTTGGGTTCCAGTTCTGAAGCGGTCCGTCGTACACAGTCAAATTCTAAATGAGCATATGGCTGTTACCGTGACTGATCGAACTTTGGATCAGATTCACGATAATCACGGCTTTGATCATTATTTGCTGAAAACGCCAGCATGTGACCTACGCTCTATGCTCGCCATCAAACTCAAAAAGCTGATCCTAGTGGATTTGCTGGCCGGGTGCCCCAAGCATGCTGCCCAGCCCGAAAAACAACAGGCAATCCTGGATGAATATTCTTGTTACCTGTC encodes:
- the LOC131678639 gene encoding large ribosomal subunit protein bL28m encodes the protein MASATPQGANLLYGLRKSKKFTEGLGAQLPLAYKKFWDEWKHRQPAAVHYVPKDGMFQREDVTGLVTPIQNIPLPLIDPPEANQGIWGGEAIVKGFQKRNPYKRRVPHFWVPVLKRSVVHSQILNEHMAVTVTDRTLDQIHDNHGFDHYLLKTPACDLRSMLAIKLKKLILVDLLAGCPKHAAQPEKQQAILDEYSCYLSQYTPEEIDWYGLTYTEAIAKIQDQLESQIDKRPHKLIFRQKLIEQLKEAGIKEAQGTEELKGIEDSSSSWLSKLSFKPKNW